From the Candidatus Bathyarchaeia archaeon genome, one window contains:
- a CDS encoding DUF488 domain-containing protein: MIKIKRVYDTPSREDGYRILVDRLWPRGLSKEKAKVDLWLKEIAPSDELRKRFCHDPAKWEEFKEKYAEELKGKRDLLLKIKLLEKEKETVTLLYATKNEEQNNAVALSGVLKSV; encoded by the coding sequence ATGATAAAGATAAAAAGAGTTTATGATACGCCCTCAAGGGAAGATGGTTACAGAATCCTTGTAGATAGATTATGGCCGAGAGGATTATCAAAAGAAAAGGCCAAAGTTGACTTGTGGTTGAAAGAAATTGCGCCTAGTGACGAGTTACGAAAAAGGTTTTGTCATGACCCTGCGAAATGGGAAGAATTTAAAGAAAAATACGCTGAAGAGTTAAAAGGCAAGAGGGATTTGCTCCTTAAGATTAAACTGCTTGAGAAAGAAAAGGAAACTGTTACACTTCTTTATGCTACAAAGAACGAAGAACAAAATAACGCAGTCGCATTGAGTGGCGTATTGAAAAGTGTGTAA
- a CDS encoding FTR1 family protein: protein MFGQYLITFRETLEAALIAAIILSYLARSGRHGLTRYVWYGISSAVVASLSISVIVWFTYGILPDTFRLLFEALAAFIAVAVLSFMIYWMAVKGRHIREETEKHVERAASRSAIIGLSSLGFIVVFREGFETVLFLTPFLLNDAIATLTGMLLGILTAVLLAYGIFVAGMKINLQRFFYLTSVMLILLAGGLAGYGTHELLEYYEETGFKAGWLSESAYALNIPADSPLHHKGVIGSIFAVLFGYTVSAEWARIIVHISYLAIALPLVMWVYRKNIVKA from the coding sequence ATGTTTGGACAATACCTAATAACTTTTAGAGAAACCCTTGAAGCGGCGCTAATAGCCGCAATAATATTGTCTTATCTAGCTAGAAGCGGTAGACATGGTTTGACGCGTTACGTGTGGTATGGAATATCCTCAGCCGTAGTCGCCAGCCTTAGTATAAGCGTGATTGTTTGGTTTACATATGGCATTCTTCCAGACACTTTTAGGCTACTATTTGAAGCATTGGCAGCATTTATCGCCGTTGCAGTTTTGTCCTTCATGATTTATTGGATGGCTGTTAAGGGCAGACACATTCGTGAAGAAACGGAGAAACATGTTGAACGTGCAGCATCACGAAGCGCCATAATCGGATTATCTTCCCTTGGATTTATCGTGGTTTTCAGAGAAGGTTTCGAAACCGTCCTTTTTCTTACACCGTTTCTATTAAACGATGCAATAGCGACGCTGACTGGAATGCTTTTAGGAATCTTAACCGCTGTTCTGTTGGCTTACGGCATTTTCGTAGCTGGCATGAAAATTAACCTGCAAAGATTCTTCTATTTAACAAGCGTAATGTTAATTCTGCTCGCGGGCGGCTTAGCCGGCTATGGCACGCATGAACTTTTGGAATATTATGAAGAAACTGGTTTCAAAGCTGGTTGGCTAAGCGAATCAGCGTATGCTTTGAACATTCCCGCGGACAGCCCACTTCATCATAAAGGCGTAATAGGCTCTATATTTGCAGTGTTGTTCGGTTATACGGTAAGCGCAGAATGGGCAAGAATAATCGTTCACATTTCCTATTTGGCGATAGCACTCCCTCTTGTGATGTGGGTTTACAGAAAAAACATAGTGAAGGCTTAA
- a CDS encoding helix-turn-helix domain-containing protein encodes MSLPCEVAVKCLLPPVRAMIAKTLTTKYNLTQTEAAKRLGISQPAISLYERKMRGKAINLENDPEITKLIENLAEALAKGDLSRKSFIQAFCEICKTIRFKGLLCQMHKTLDPAIDIEKCELCLLTDALKCM; translated from the coding sequence ATGTCGCTTCCCTGCGAAGTAGCAGTAAAATGCCTATTACCCCCAGTCCGCGCCATGATAGCCAAAACACTCACAACAAAGTATAACCTAACACAGACAGAAGCAGCTAAACGACTAGGAATAAGCCAACCCGCCATAAGCCTATACGAAAGAAAAATGCGCGGCAAAGCCATAAACCTAGAAAACGACCCAGAAATAACAAAACTAATAGAAAATCTGGCAGAAGCCTTAGCAAAAGGTGATTTATCCCGTAAAAGCTTCATTCAAGCATTCTGCGAAATCTGCAAAACAATACGTTTCAAAGGCTTGCTGTGTCAAATGCACAAGACCCTTGACCCCGCAATTGATATCGAAAAATGTGAATTATGCCTACTCACAGATGCGTTGAAGTGCATGTAA
- a CDS encoding FprA family A-type flavoprotein produces MKWRNITKLSENVYWVGARDWNRRLFDALIPLPKGTSYNAYLVIGKNKTALIDTVNPGFEKELEEKIRMVVDPSEIDYVVMNHAEPDHAGTIPYIMGLNHKAKLVTTSKGAKMAQTFYKVPEERIITVKDQETIDLGGKTLRFIEAPMLHWPETMFTYLQEDKILFPCDFFGSHLAKGQYDDEVEDLLVHAQRYWGEIMMPFAVMAKRALEKIKDLEIKMIAPSHGPIHRNPERIRNAYYKWANGETKQKAIIVYVTMWNSTEKMIQSIADTLASEGIEIALYNLTLSDIGDVAKDLVDSKAIVLGAPTVLGGAHPLAVYATYLVKALKPPLKFAVVLSSYGWGGGAIKQVQEVLGPSKIEVVGALEVNGPPTENDISKIVELGKTLAGKIKETP; encoded by the coding sequence ATGAAATGGAGAAACATAACCAAACTTTCAGAAAACGTTTACTGGGTCGGCGCAAGAGACTGGAACCGCAGACTTTTCGACGCATTAATTCCACTACCAAAAGGAACAAGCTACAACGCCTACTTAGTAATAGGCAAAAACAAAACGGCATTAATCGATACGGTAAACCCAGGCTTTGAGAAAGAACTAGAAGAAAAAATACGCATGGTTGTAGACCCAAGCGAAATTGACTATGTAGTAATGAACCATGCAGAACCAGATCATGCAGGCACAATACCATATATTATGGGACTTAACCATAAAGCTAAACTGGTGACAACAAGCAAAGGCGCCAAAATGGCCCAAACATTCTACAAAGTCCCAGAAGAACGAATAATAACGGTTAAAGACCAAGAAACCATCGATTTAGGCGGCAAAACCTTACGTTTTATAGAAGCACCAATGCTTCACTGGCCAGAAACAATGTTCACGTATCTGCAAGAGGATAAAATTCTGTTTCCATGCGACTTTTTCGGTTCACACTTGGCAAAGGGACAATATGACGATGAAGTGGAAGACTTGCTTGTTCACGCTCAGAGATATTGGGGTGAAATAATGATGCCTTTTGCCGTTATGGCTAAAAGAGCGTTAGAAAAAATAAAGGATTTAGAAATTAAGATGATTGCGCCAAGCCATGGACCAATCCATAGAAATCCCGAACGCATACGAAATGCCTATTATAAGTGGGCAAACGGAGAAACAAAACAAAAAGCAATCATTGTTTACGTAACTATGTGGAACAGCACAGAAAAAATGATTCAATCAATCGCGGACACTTTAGCGTCCGAAGGCATCGAAATCGCACTGTATAATTTAACATTAAGCGATATTGGAGATGTCGCTAAAGATTTGGTAGACTCGAAAGCCATAGTGTTAGGCGCACCCACAGTTTTAGGCGGTGCACACCCATTAGCCGTTTACGCCACTTATTTGGTGAAAGCCTTAAAACCGCCACTCAAATTCGCCGTCGTTCTAAGCTCTTATGGGTGGGGCGGAGGCGCAATAAAGCAAGTTCAAGAAGTTCTCGGTCCATCAAAAATAGAAGTTGTCGGCGCGTTAGAAGTTAACGGTCCACCAACAGAGAATGATATCAGTAAAATAGTTGAACTGGGTAAAACTCTTGCTGGAAAGATTAAGGAGACGCCGTGA
- a CDS encoding DUF438 domain-containing protein — translation MSEIAENKKKMLKEIITQLHAGVPPQQVKERFKQFLGSISSEEIAKIENELLKEGMPREEIQRLCDVHLAVFREQLEKQKPEIPPERPIGILLEEHKIMLQLAEKLASVTNKIKQINDKNYVGDAIHQLQHIARDFTDSEKHYLREENVLFPVIEKHGITEPPTIMWMEHNQIREKKKQLSNLVGKYDNTDFQDFKKQLVEASAALNEILPSHFFKENNILFPTAIKIITTEEWTDIRREFDEIGYCCFTPPHIIAAPKLEETKKEEVLAHEGVLQFETGSLSKDETEAILNALPIDISFVDANDTVKYFNKAEKRIFIRTKAVIGRKVQLCHPQKSVHIVNKILEAFKTGKKDMAEFWITMDNRLIHIRYFAVRDQNGKYLGTIEVTQDLTDIKKIEGEKRLLDWKE, via the coding sequence ATGAGCGAAATAGCCGAGAACAAGAAGAAAATGCTGAAAGAAATAATCACGCAGTTGCATGCGGGTGTTCCGCCTCAACAAGTAAAAGAGAGATTTAAACAATTTTTAGGAAGCATAAGCTCAGAAGAAATTGCTAAAATTGAAAATGAACTTCTTAAAGAAGGCATGCCAAGAGAGGAAATTCAACGCCTATGCGATGTTCACCTTGCAGTTTTTAGGGAACAGTTAGAAAAGCAGAAGCCAGAGATTCCTCCAGAACGTCCGATTGGAATTCTATTAGAAGAACATAAAATTATGTTGCAACTCGCAGAAAAACTCGCTTCTGTTACAAACAAGATTAAGCAGATAAACGACAAAAATTACGTTGGAGACGCAATCCACCAACTGCAACACATAGCAAGAGACTTCACAGACTCAGAAAAACATTACTTACGCGAAGAAAACGTGCTCTTCCCAGTCATAGAAAAACATGGAATCACTGAGCCACCAACAATAATGTGGATGGAGCACAACCAGATAAGAGAGAAAAAGAAACAACTCAGCAACCTAGTCGGAAAATACGACAACACAGATTTTCAAGACTTTAAGAAACAGCTCGTAGAAGCTTCTGCTGCATTAAACGAAATTCTCCCAAGCCACTTTTTCAAAGAAAACAACATACTATTTCCAACCGCAATTAAAATTATTACAACCGAAGAATGGACAGATATCAGGCGCGAGTTTGATGAAATTGGATACTGCTGTTTCACACCGCCACACATTATAGCAGCACCAAAACTCGAAGAAACAAAAAAAGAAGAAGTATTAGCACATGAGGGCGTACTACAATTTGAAACTGGCTCTCTCTCAAAAGACGAAACCGAAGCCATTTTAAACGCGCTTCCAATAGACATATCATTCGTCGACGCAAACGACACCGTGAAATACTTCAACAAAGCAGAAAAAAGAATATTTATCCGCACAAAAGCCGTCATTGGACGCAAAGTTCAGCTCTGCCACCCACAAAAAAGCGTCCACATAGTAAACAAAATCCTAGAAGCCTTCAAAACAGGCAAAAAGGACATGGCGGAATTCTGGATTACAATGGATAACCGCCTAATACACATAAGATACTTCGCTGTGAGAGATCAAAACGGAAAATACCTCGGAACAATAGAAGTAACACAGGACTTAACAGACATAAAGAAAATTGAAGGAGAAAAAAGACTTCTAGACTGGAAGGAA